In Streptomyces venezuelae, the sequence CCCACCACGCGGCATCCGCATCGGCATCGGCTGCGGCAACCACGACAGGTCCCGCAGCGCATCGGCCAGCGCGTCCCAGTTCCCGCCGACCCACTCCGGCAGGAGCAACGCATCCGCGCACCGCCGCATCAGCCCGGCCTTGCCACGTACCCCGCCCAGGTCCAGCCGTACGGTCGTCCGGCCCGCCGCTTCGGCGGCTTCGAGCGCCGGGGCGAGCGGCTGCGGGTCAAGGCTCATCGGAGAACCGCCTTGAAGGTGTCGTAGTGGTCGTCCGTGTAGAAGAACTCCCCACCCTCACC encodes:
- a CDS encoding barstar family protein; protein product: MSLDPQPLAPALEAAEAAGRTTVRLDLGGVRGKAGLMRRCADALLLPEWVGGNWDALADALRDLSWLPQPMPMRMPRGGGWLVAVTSWRGYADACPGEWETLLEVLEEGVDFWRERAPGGGGPELVVVLAEGEAGPGPVAGAPPRAPRLKRRRG